In Candidatus Delongbacteria bacterium, a single window of DNA contains:
- a CDS encoding helix-turn-helix transcriptional regulator produces the protein MSNTLDKGVSQTQVAKILGVDKSSISNYERGTRTLDQDQIVALVKALNTTADYFLGLSETEEKG, from the coding sequence TTGAGTAATACACTTGATAAGGGGGTGTCACAAACCCAGGTTGCTAAGATTCTAGGTGTTGATAAAAGCTCGATATCTAACTATGAGAGAGGAACAAGAACACTTGATCAAGATCAAATAGTTGCATTAGTCAAAGCTTTAAATACAACAGCGGATTACTTCCTAGGATTATCTGAGACCGAAGAAAAAGGATAA
- a CDS encoding zinc-ribbon domain-containing protein yields the protein MFCSKCGKQLEEGSKFCNGCGSQVNKSAQPESSLKRKTVFDGEIHKCPNCGSQLNSFEHKCKDCGYELRGSNIDNVVKEFADKLEGTNSVNKKNELISNFYIPNTKEDIYEFFILAISNLTTDVNCAEAWKSKLEQTYHKAKLSFGNTSEFEYIDKLYARTMRNYRSQSINRNLKKGWKYFLGASLSLAGVAMIIFGFFKGTESGDEDSPFYMVSLMGFMVLMAGVGLFIWGAEKKSSSNSIVEKEDDEDEEDSKSIKKILNNTIDSIFKKNK from the coding sequence ATGTTTTGTTCCAAGTGTGGTAAACAGTTAGAAGAAGGTTCAAAGTTTTGTAATGGTTGTGGTAGTCAGGTTAATAAAAGTGCTCAGCCAGAATCTAGTTTAAAAAGAAAAACTGTGTTTGATGGGGAAATACATAAATGTCCAAATTGTGGCTCACAGTTAAACTCGTTTGAACATAAGTGTAAAGACTGTGGATATGAGTTAAGAGGTTCTAATATTGATAATGTTGTTAAAGAGTTTGCTGATAAATTAGAAGGAACTAATTCAGTAAACAAAAAAAATGAATTGATAAGTAATTTTTATATTCCTAATACAAAAGAAGATATTTATGAATTTTTTATATTAGCTATTTCTAATTTAACTACCGATGTTAATTGTGCTGAAGCCTGGAAATCCAAATTAGAACAAACATATCATAAGGCTAAATTATCTTTTGGTAACACATCAGAGTTTGAATATATTGATAAACTATATGCTAGAACCATGAGAAACTATAGGAGTCAATCTATTAATCGAAATTTAAAAAAAGGATGGAAATATTTTTTAGGAGCTTCATTATCCTTAGCTGGGGTTGCTATGATCATTTTTGGGTTTTTCAAAGGCACTGAATCTGGTGATGAAGATTCACCATTTTATATGGTAAGCTTGATGGGATTTATGGTTTTAATGGCTGGTGTCGGATTGTTTATTTGGGGTGCAGAAAAAAAGAGCTCATCAAACTCAATAGTTGAAAAAGAAGACGATGAAGATGAAGAGGATTCTAAGTCTATTAAAAAAATATTGAATAATA
- a CDS encoding helix-turn-helix transcriptional regulator produces the protein MEISYKKMWIILIERDITSSDFRKDLNIATGTMTKLRRNEEVALSVLLRICEYLKCNIGDICDAVKNKNNEYNEG, from the coding sequence ATGGAGATTAGTTATAAAAAAATGTGGATTATTCTAATTGAAAGAGATATTACTTCATCAGACTTTCGAAAAGATTTAAACATAGCTACAGGCACAATGACTAAACTTAGGAGAAATGAAGAAGTCGCTCTTTCTGTTTTACTTAGAATTTGTGAATATCTTAAATGTAATATTGGCGACATTTGCGATGCAGTAAAAAACAAAAATAACGAGTATAATGAGGGGTGA